Below is a genomic region from Rhinoraja longicauda isolate Sanriku21f chromosome 34, sRhiLon1.1, whole genome shotgun sequence.
CTTTGACACAAATGAGTTGTGGAGACTGGATCACTAGAGATAtttgaagagagaggggggatacaTTGTTGTGGAAGTTCAGTACTAACgtaatgtggaattcattgagtcatagggccaaacagcacggaaacaagcctgtCACCCCAGCTTGCTCATGTACGTTATTCCCACTTGACAATATTTAACCCAGATCCCTCAAAATGTTtcttacccatgtacctgtccgaaagtctttcaaatgttatagtttctgcctcatctacctcctccagcagctctttccAAAGACCCACCATCctcttgtgaaaaagttacttctcagattcctattctttcccttctcacttaaaagctatgacctctggttcttgattcctctgctctgggtgaaagaatgagcacagaagaggagttgaggcctgggacacatcagccatgatcacagtgaagggATGGCAGGCCAGATGGCCAACTCCCACTCCTTGCTTTTGTGGTAATGAACGGACACAGGCCTTTACAACACAGTGCGCCACATTGTGATGACACAgacctttactttagtttagttttgtttattgtcacatgtaaagaagtacattgaaaagcttttgttgcatgttaagtgTTGCATGTTGCAACGTGGAGCATTGCACTGTGATGACACAGGCTTTTACAACACAGAGCGTCACACTGTGAGGACATAGGCGTTTACAACACGGGGCATTGCACTGTGAGGGCACAGGCCCTTAAAACACAAACCATTGCACTGGAGGACACAGGGCTTTGCAGATCTCAGCAAAGTGTAGATATAAATGGCATCATCAGACAACTATAAACTGAGGACAAAGGCTGATGCGTTTAAGATCACCTAAGTGTGAAAGGATAAGGAGTGAGACTTTTGAAGTGCAGGAGATAGTCCATAGATAGTCTGAGTTTGATGGGGGAGTGCTGGACCTAATCCTAAGGAATGAAGTTGGGCAAGCAGATGCAGTCCTGGGAACCGTGAATTTTGAGGGATATTGAGGGATTGATTAAAACAAGAGTTAagtgtcaaaagtgttttattgtcatatgtcccagatagaacaatgaaattcttaagtgctgcagcacaacacaatatgtaaacatagtacaccgtaaataatatgataaacgagtgaaaagaaagaaaaaaaaaaaataataaacggAAGTGCATGGTAGATTTAAGAGGATTAGCGACTGGGGAGATCCTTTAAGGTTACATAGAGGGTGGGGTTCTGTAGCATGAATTTAGGAGAGCAAACTTTCTTGAAATATTAGTGGCAGCTCAGCTTAGGGAAAACCTCACAGAGCCCGAGATATTTTGAAAACAAGAGGGTTGTCAAAGAGTGAAGCTGTGAGGTACCAAAGTGGCAACCAATGCGGAGGGGCAAAGGGTTTGGGCAAAGTAATAGATTAATGGTTAATTTCATGTCatgggagcataattaggccattcagcccaccaagtctgttcagcgattcaatcattgctgatccatctttctctctcaaatctCTTCTCCTGCCTGGGCAGGAGGCACTAAAGCCTGAGGtttcacaccaccaggttcaggaacagttgctTTCATACAACTCTCAGGTTCTTGAACAAATCTACACAATCCTAATCGTACCTCGAGAATGGAACACTATGGCACAACTCTTGCACTGTTATAGACTTTTGTTGTTGTACTTTGTTTTGGTTTTGCAGTCAtctttctttaagaattttatttattttaatgtacaATTTATATGTATTTTGTTTTGTGCATTTATCTAAGCCTACATGTATTTGATGCTGCTTTAAGCAAGATTTTTTTATTGTTCCAACAGCTGATTGTActcgtgcatgtgacaataaactcaaattgAACTCTATTGCGCATGTCCTGCACTGGTTCAACTTCTTGTCTTATGTGGATTTATCTCCGTTATCTTATCTGAGTTAAACTTCATCTGCTATTCCCTTGGCTGCTTTCCCAGTTGATATATATTCAGTTGTAAACTTGTAAGATAACCTTATTCATCACCGATCCCTGCACAGACCACTGTAGTCGCAACAGAGATAGACAGCCCCTAGTCCTTaaatttcaccccatcagccaaacCTGTCCCAaaggtaggaaaaggggaagttcaaaaagatctgtgtgtccttgttcatcagtcactgaaagtaagcatgcaggtacagcaggcagcgaagaaagctaatggcatgtcggctttcatgaggagttgagtatagaagcaaagaggtccttctgcagttgtacagggccctagtgataccacacctggagtactgtgtgcagttttggtctccaaatttgcggaaggacattccggctattcagggagtgcagcataggttcactagattaattcccgtcTGGCCGTCCGCAACGACGAGGAGCTCAACAAGCTGCTGGGAGGGGTGACCATCGCTCAGGGCGGGGTGCTGCCTAATATCCAGGCCGTGCTGTTGCCCAAGAAAACCAGCGCAACCTCTGGCACTAAGAGCAAATAGATCAGCGAAACATCAATCTAACGACCCaaaggctcttttcagagccactCACAGTGTCTGTCGAAGGGCTGAGTACCGGCTGGGGTGGGCGGTTTCCGTTCAGTCTATCCGTTCACGTATGAAACAAGCGGACCTACTCACGTTCCCCTTTGCGTCCCGCCAACTCCCATGAATAAAGCCAACATCTGCCCCGCACAAAGCAATCCGCTTCTGTCCGGCTTCCTCCACAGTCCACATTCTCCTCTCCGTCAGTTACACGGAGCTCTCACCCAACGGGATCAGTGAGAGGGGAGCAGGGGAATTTCAGAAAGGCCGATGTTTCTAGAACATCAATCCGTAGAGGGAaattttaacctacataccgtcaCCATCTGCGTGACGACTCCCAAATACTGGGAATAACAACCGgtcacagcatctgtgaagggaatgaatagCGGACATTTCGCCGACACGAATCTTTGTCTCCATGGAGCAACGCCTCTCTTCATGACCGAATGCCGCCCAGACTGTTCCGATACCGGACCGGTGTTAAACAGGCGGAGACACCACTCCGCAACAGTACAACCGATCACCAATGTCACAAAATGTTCCTTTACCGGATCATATTGACTGCTGCAGGATTCAATATAATTAGTTGAAAATCTCATCGGCCGCAGTTAACCTTTAACAAATTATAATTAACCAAATCTGGTGGTCACTGCTCTCTCTGTGAGGCTGTGGGCGGCTCTTAGAAGAGCCTTTGTTTTGTGTTCAAATAAAGGGGTAGTTATTTATCCGCCGAACCCGTAGAGAGTGCGGCCCTGGCGTTTCAgagcgtacaccacatccatggcaGTGACCGTCTTGCGCTTGGCGTGCTCGGTGTAGGTGACCGCGTCCCTGATCACATTCTCCAGGAAAACCTTCAGCACCCCGCGGGTCTCCTCGTAGATCAGACCCGAGATCCGCTTGACCCCGCCACGCCGAGCCAGGCGGCGGATGGCTGGCTTGGTGATGCCCTGGATGTTATCGCGAAGTACTTTTCGGTGCCGCTTTGCTCCGCCTTTGCCCAGACCTTTGCCCCCTTTCCCTCGGCCAGACATGATGCTGCTTCACTCGAGTCGCTGCTCAGTGACAATCTCGCTGTTGCTGTCTCCTTTTATACACAGCGCCCCGACCTGCCGGGGAAATGCAGAGGAGGAGAAAAGGCAGAATCATTGTGACAGACAGAAAGAGGGACGCCTCTCATCTTCCAGCTCCGCCCTCCGTTTTCTTTAACCGCCAATTTCCAACTGTCAATAAACAATACAATTTAAATTTAGCGTTCCCGCCAATCCCCATGTTGAACTGGtctaaataaggaactgcagatgctgattcatacgaaagatggacacaaagtgctggagtaaccagcatctcaagagaaaagggataggtgatgtttttgctcgggacctttcttcagcctgaaattggggagggggtgtggaggaaaTTGAGGAGGCAGTGGAGAGGGCATGGAAagttggaggtgagaaaagaccgggacaaatcagggccggcaacaattTACCTTTCCACTTGCAGCAACAGCAGCTGATGTTTAGCTTGTGGAGGGATGTGAATGGTTAATTCTCTGTGTTTAAATGacttctaccaacactctcctcccctccccctttgcccCCATCACCCTCTAGTCGTTTAACCAGATCCACAGTTTTCCccattgtatccctcttgggatcgcaCCTTCCTTAGCCACAACTTTGCAACAAGGTCCAGAGcagttgggaaggtgggactaggaaGGGCAGATGGCAAAtaagagatgttgcattttggcctGTGAAACAATGGACACGACTTGCACGTAAATGGTAGGACCCTGAAGTGTGTTGCAGAACACAGAGATCTGCGTGTGCAGGTGTATGGCTCCCTGAAAATGGTCAGTCAGGTGGACAGCGCGGTGTAGGCTGTGTTTGGCATGCTTTACTTCACTGGGAAGGATAGAGTACAAATGTTGCCACATCATCATGCAGCTGAGCAAGTCGTTAGTTTTAGAGGaatttgggccaaatgtaggtaaaAGGGACCAGCACAATATGccaacttagttggcatggacaaggtttccatgctgcacagctctatgactttatgactggtCTTTAAACGATGATAGATGACTGGCACTCACTGTGTGACCTAAAAAGATTTAaggttattattattgtcacgtgcaccaacggGAAACAATAATACTCCCCTGCACTGTACTGTAGGGAGACTGTGTAACCATCACACAGCACAATAATATAAAGACAAGGAACCTCAAACTGCTCTGTGGGGCAACAGATTTCCAACACCAACCCCTCTGCTGCACAGATAAAGACAGGAATACCCCCTGCACTACACTGTGAAATCACAGCCCAGTACAGACCACACAGCCTGTGGACAGAGAGCTTTGCACCAGCCACTCCCAACACTGTAAGGGCACAGACCGCACAAACCACCTCAGGACTGCATGGAGACTGCCCAGTACAGCTCCAGCACTGACAGTAGGGAGATGGACAAAGGGAATCCAACCACAGTCCTGCAGGGACACAGATTGGTGCTATCTCAGACTGTAACGCATTGGACTGTaactccctgggatggcgggacttacatatgaggaaagactggatagactgggcttgtactcgctggaatttagaagactgaggggggatcttatagaaacataaggggctagatgcgggaagattgttcccgatgttgggggagtccagaaccaggggtcacagcttaagaataagggggaagtcttttaggaccgagatgagaaaacatttcttcacacagagagtggtgagtctgtggaattctctgccacagaaggtagttgaggccagttcattggctatatttaagagggagttagatgtggccctttttgctaaagggatcagggggtatggagagatggcaggtacaggctactgagctggatgatcagccatgatcatattgaatggcagtgcaggctcgaagggccgaatggcctactcctgcacctattttctatgtttctatgtaacacggcattcaatatcatcatcccctccaaactggttaccaagctcagggaactgggtctctgcacatccatatgcaactgcatcaaattcctgggcatgcacatTTCTGAACATTGTCCTGGCccgagcacattgatgcaatcataaaaaaAGTGCATCAATGTTTATACTTCTAAGATTCAGGAAATTCAGTATGTTAACAAACACattattgaacttctacaggtgtatagtagagaacatattgactggttgcaccatggcctggttcagcaacttgaaacgCCCAGGATCAAAGATGATTGCAAAAAtggatgaacactgcccagtccataggcccaaaaagctggagtaactcagcgggacaggcagcatctctggagagaaggaatgggtgacgtttcgggtcgagacccttcttcagactggttaaggacaatggaaacgagagatatagatgctgATATGGAGaggtaaagaataatgaatgaaagatatgcaaaaaagtaacaatgataaaagaaacaggccattgttagctgcttatagggtgaaaatgaaaaactaatgcaacttggatgggggagggatagagagagagagggaatctcAGGGCTACTtgaagagagaaacatagaaaaatagatgtaggagtaggccattcgcccttcgagccagatcaatgtgatcatggctgatcatctaaaatcagtaccccgttccggctttctctccatgtcccttgattccttcagccctgagagctaaatctaactctctcttgaaaacatccagtgagttggcctccactgccttctgtggcaaggaattccacagattcacaactctctggctgaaaaagtttttcctcatctcagtcctaaatggtcgctcccttattcttaaactgtgacccctggttctggactctcccccccccctcaccgggAGCATTtttctgcatcaagcctgtccaatcccttaagaattttatatgtatctacaagatcccgtctcatccttctcaattccagtgaatacaagacaagtgaacccattctttcatcatatgtctgtccctcaatctgggaattaatctggtgaaccttctctgcactccctcaatagcattaatgtccttcctcaaataagacataaattgcacacaatactccagggttggtttcaccagggccctgtacaacctgcTTGCTcctaactcaaatcctctcg
It encodes:
- the LOC144609199 gene encoding histone H4; translated protein: MSGRGKGGKGLGKGGAKRHRKVLRDNIQGITKPAIRRLARRGGVKRISGLIYEETRGVLKVFLENVIRDAVTYTEHAKRKTVTAMDVVYALKRQGRTLYGFGG